GGACAATTCAACAGGTTAGCGCCGACGTCTGAGCCTGGAGGCTTGTGAAGCGCCGCATCTTCGGCCTTCGGCGCATAGTATAACACGCTGTTTTGGCTGGCGTTTATGGGTTTCTTTCCAGGCACTATATAGGCAAATCGACCCGTGCCTGCAACTCGCACCGGGGTCGCGATCAGGGCCGCGACCCGCCGTAGCCTGCACGGGGCCTGCACGCGGGGACGAGGGCATCGAGGGGCCCCGGCGGCGGCGAGACCTCAGGACTTGGGGCAAAGCCCGCGCTCGACGGCAATCACCGCCGCCTCCACGCGCGAGTGCACCTCGAGCTTACGCAGGATCGACTTCACGTGGAGTTTGACGGTCCCGTCGGAAATGCCCAGCTCCCGGGCGATGACCTTGTTGCTCTGCCCGGCGGCCAGGTGGCAGAGAATGTCCATTTCCCGCCGGGTCAGGGTCGAGAAGGACAGCCGGCCCGGGTGCGGTGGGGTGTCCTTCTGGAGGGCCCGGGCCAGGACTCCAGCCATGTCCGGGGCGACCACGGTCCGGCCGCCCACCACGTCGTGAAGGGCGCTGACCAGCTCGTCCGGCTCCATGTCCTTCAGGAGATACCCCTGGGCCCCGCTGCGCAGGCTCTCCACGAGGTCACGCTCCTCGTGGCTGGTCGTCAGCATGACCACGGGGGCCGAGAAGCCGGCGCGCCGCAGTTCGTGGATGGCCGTGAGGCCGTCCATCCCGGGCATGCGCAGGTCGAGGAGGACCACGTCGGGCAACAGCTCGGCGGCCAGGCGGCATCCTTCGTCGCCCGCGCCGACGGCGGCCACCACCTCGATGCCCCTGCGCTGCAGCAGCTCACGCAGCCCGCCGCGAAAGAGCGCGTGGTCGTCGATGATCAGGATTCGCACGTCGGCCCCGAGTCTCCGTCTGCACCAGTCCCAGACACCCCGCGCCCGGCGACCTCTTGGAAGGCGCTGGTCATCGCGCGCGGGCGTTGCTGAAGTTTAGCTCGACCCGCGTCCCCTCCGCCGGCTCGCTTTCCACGCTGAGCTCACCTCCGAGGCGGCGCGCCCGCTCCTGGAGGATGGCGAGCCCGAGGTGCTCACCGGCGTCGGCGGCCTCGACCTCTTCGCCAAACCCCACTCCGTCGTCCTCCACCATCACGTGGTAGTGGCCTTCGGGGTCGCAGCGCAAGAGGATGCGCACGGCGTGGGCGTGGCTGTGCTTGCGGATGTTGGCGAGGCACTCCTGGACGATGCGCACCACCTGCATCTCCTGGCTCGCGGCGAGCTCGGCGTGGGCGCACTCCTTCTGGAAGAACGTGACGATCCCGGTCTCGCGCCGGAACCGCTCCACCAGCCCCTCCAGCGCGGCCAGCAGCCCCCGGCGGTCGATGGGGGCGCGAAACTGCTCCAGCAGCCCCCGCAACTCCGCGTTCGCCTCCTCCAGGCTGTTCTGAATCCGGTCCAGCTCCCGCCGCGCCTGGGCCGTGCTCCCCTGGGCAAGGGTGTCGTCCAGCATTCGCACCTGGAAGCGCAGGCTCGCGAGCGTCTGCGCCAGAGAGTCGTGCAGCTCGTGGGCCAGGAGGTTGCGCTCCTGCATGATGGAGAGGCGCTGGGCCTGGGCGTCGACCCGGACCTTCTCCACGGCCATGCCCAGGTGCCGGCCGATGCTGGTGAGAAGGTCCCGCAGATCGCCCCGCTCGGCGAGCTCCGCCTGCTCCACGAACAGGTCGTAGACCCCGAGCGTCTTGCCGTGGTAACGCAAGGGCACCGAGATGGTGTGCAGCCCCTCGACCATGAGGGGCGGCGGACCATCGGGCAAGGCGGCCTCGCCCCCCTCCTCCCGCGCGATGACGGTGGCCCAGGCCGGGGGACCCCCGGGCGGCGGGGGCTCCCGGGCAGGCCTCTGCTCCGAGAGCCCCACGCTCGCCACCAGGCGCATCTGCCCGTCCTTCTCCAGGAGCCGAACGGTCGCGGCCTGGGCTTTGACCACGTCGATCAGGGTGTGCAGGAAGCGCGTCAGCAGGTCGTTCAGGTCGTTGAACAGGTTGACGCTGGCGGCCACGTCGTAGAGGACTTGCAGCGAGCGGGTCTTCTGCGCCAGCGTTTCCGTGTGGCGGTGGACCTCCTGGTCCATCCGTTCGCTCAGGCGCTGCAGCGCGTCCCCGAGGTCGTTGATGTCCTCGGCGACCCGCTGGAACTCGCCCCCGGCCGGCACCGGGAGGCGCGCGCCGAGGTCTCCCCCGCGCATCCGCCGCGCCCAGTCCCGCAGCTGCGCCAGGGGGCCGAGGAGCTGCCGGTCGACCCTGCGATAGAGCAGCGACACCAGGCCGAGGGCTCCGCCGAGGACCACGAGCTGGGCCACGAAGAGGGGACGCGGCCCCGCCCCGAGCACCAGAGCCCCCGCAGCGCAGGCAAGGCAGAGACCGAGCAGAGCCAGCAGCGCGGCAAGGGGTCGGCACACCGGTCCGCCGAGAAAGCTGACCGGGCGGCCGAGCGCCCGCAGCAGGCATGCGACCCAGCGCTGCAGGGGCGAGCCCGCACCCGCATCGACCAACCCGCAACCGTCGTCCGGGCGCACCGTCTCCTCTAGACGCAGCCAGTCGGCTTCGGCAGTCCGGCGTACTTGCACGCGAGCTTGCCCGGACCGTAGGGGAAGAGCTCGTAGAGGTACTTGCTGTTGCCCTTTTCCGGGCCGAGCTTCTTGCCCACGGCCTTCGTCAGGACCCGCACCGCCGGGGCGATCTGGTACTCCCGGTAGTACTCCCGGAGGAAGTGGATGATCTCCCAGTGGTCCGGGGTGAGGGTGAGATGGTCCTCGGCCGCCATGGCCTCGGCGACCGCAGGCGACCACTCCTGCATGTTGCGAAGGTATCCCTCCTCGTCGGTATCCAGAAGCTTCCCATGGACTTCGATGGGCATGTAGCTCTCTCCCGCTTTTCGTGATGACAGGTCTCGCTCACCTAGACCCAGGCCTGGACCTTGTCGTTCTCCACCGCCAGATCGACGAAACCGCCGTAATCGACGACACCGATGCCTTCGATCAGCGCGCCCTCCTCCAGGCCGCGCGCCTGAAGGTCCGGACCGAGGACGTGGACCCTGAGCCGGCGGGCCGCCTCGCGCATCCTCTCCTCCAGGACCGTGCCTGTAACCGCCGCGTACACGGCGTCCTCCAGGAGCAGCAGCGCACTGCCCGGCTTCGCCAGGCGCAGTGCGCTCTCCAGCGAGCTCTTCTCGAAGGGTGACCGGTTGACGGTATGCAGCATGGCTCCCCCGGTCAGAAGCTGAGGATGACGTCCTGCTGGTCCATCAGTTCCGCGACCTCCTGGGCCCCCAGCACCCGCACGGGGACGAGCAGGTCCCGCTCGCCGAGCCCCCGGGCCTCGAGCGACTCCCGCTCCACGTAGAGCTTGTCCACGTCACAGGTCGCGAGCGCCCCGTAGGCCGGGGAGCAATTCTTCACGCCAATGGCCCGCGTGTCCTGCCCTTTCTTGATCTGGTACACGCCGTCGTCCACGAACAGCACGCTCACGTCCTGATCGAAGGCCGCGGCAATAAGCACGGCATCCAGCGCCTCCAGGGCATAGGCGGTGCCCCAGGGTGCCCGGCGGTTCACGAAGAGGAAGCGCTTGACCGTGCCGACCCCCTGCGTCCCGTCCTCCACGCCCCGACCCTCCTGCGCTCAATCGCCGAAGACCACCAGGCGGTCGGACTCGATGGCCGCCTCGATCAACTGACCGAGGCCCGAGATCCGGAACCGCGGCGCCAGATTGGTCGCGTCCTTGCCGTGCCTTCCGGCCTCGTCGGCGTCGACGATCCCGCGGCGCTGGGCCGCCGCCACGCAGACCACGAGGTCCAGGTCGTAGCGCTCGGCGAGCTCCGACCAGCGTTGCCCCACGTTGCGGTCGTCCTGCGGCGGCGACGCGAGACGGGTCGCGTTGTTCACGCCGTCGTGGAAGAAGAAGACCCGTACCACCTGGTGGCCCTTCTCCAGCACCGCCCGGGTGAATTGGTACGCCGAATCCGAGGCCTGGTGTTGGTACGGACCTTCGTTGACCTGGATCGCGAACTTCATCGGAGCGCCCATGCCTCCAAGAATAGTGAATAATGTCGCATCTGGGCGAGGCCTTCCGGCCCGGCGGCTTCGCGTCCCGTCAATCCCGCATCGGCC
The Gammaproteobacteria bacterium DNA segment above includes these coding regions:
- a CDS encoding response regulator, which gives rise to MRILIIDDHALFRGGLRELLQRRGIEVVAAVGAGDEGCRLAAELLPDVVLLDLRMPGMDGLTAIHELRRAGFSAPVVMLTTSHEERDLVESLRSGAQGYLLKDMEPDELVSALHDVVGGRTVVAPDMAGVLARALQKDTPPHPGRLSFSTLTRREMDILCHLAAGQSNKVIARELGISDGTVKLHVKSILRKLEVHSRVEAAVIAVERGLCPKS
- a CDS encoding HAMP domain-containing protein; translated protein: MQVRRTAEADWLRLEETVRPDDGCGLVDAGAGSPLQRWVACLLRALGRPVSFLGGPVCRPLAALLALLGLCLACAAGALVLGAGPRPLFVAQLVVLGGALGLVSLLYRRVDRQLLGPLAQLRDWARRMRGGDLGARLPVPAGGEFQRVAEDINDLGDALQRLSERMDQEVHRHTETLAQKTRSLQVLYDVAASVNLFNDLNDLLTRFLHTLIDVVKAQAATVRLLEKDGQMRLVASVGLSEQRPAREPPPPGGPPAWATVIAREEGGEAALPDGPPPLMVEGLHTISVPLRYHGKTLGVYDLFVEQAELAERGDLRDLLTSIGRHLGMAVEKVRVDAQAQRLSIMQERNLLAHELHDSLAQTLASLRFQVRMLDDTLAQGSTAQARRELDRIQNSLEEANAELRGLLEQFRAPIDRRGLLAALEGLVERFRRETGIVTFFQKECAHAELAASQEMQVVRIVQECLANIRKHSHAHAVRILLRCDPEGHYHVMVEDDGVGFGEEVEAADAGEHLGLAILQERARRLGGELSVESEPAEGTRVELNFSNARAR
- a CDS encoding TusE/DsrC/DsvC family sulfur relay protein, producing MPIEVHGKLLDTDEEGYLRNMQEWSPAVAEAMAAEDHLTLTPDHWEIIHFLREYYREYQIAPAVRVLTKAVGKKLGPEKGNSKYLYELFPYGPGKLACKYAGLPKPTGCV
- the tusB gene encoding sulfurtransferase complex subunit TusB, whose product is MLHTVNRSPFEKSSLESALRLAKPGSALLLLEDAVYAAVTGTVLEERMREAARRLRVHVLGPDLQARGLEEGALIEGIGVVDYGGFVDLAVENDKVQAWV
- the tusC gene encoding sulfurtransferase complex subunit TusC — its product is MEDGTQGVGTVKRFLFVNRRAPWGTAYALEALDAVLIAAAFDQDVSVLFVDDGVYQIKKGQDTRAIGVKNCSPAYGALATCDVDKLYVERESLEARGLGERDLLVPVRVLGAQEVAELMDQQDVILSF
- the tusD gene encoding sulfurtransferase complex subunit TusD produces the protein MKFAIQVNEGPYQHQASDSAYQFTRAVLEKGHQVVRVFFFHDGVNNATRLASPPQDDRNVGQRWSELAERYDLDLVVCVAAAQRRGIVDADEAGRHGKDATNLAPRFRISGLGQLIEAAIESDRLVVFGD